A genomic region of Alligator mississippiensis isolate rAllMis1 chromosome 4, rAllMis1, whole genome shotgun sequence contains the following coding sequences:
- the PHLDA1 gene encoding pleckstrin homology-like domain family A member 1 has protein sequence MLEGGCKALKEGVLEKRSDGLLQLWKKKRCILTEEGLLLVPPKPPPPPPEPAQPGAAEPGAAKVKELHFSRMKTVDCVERKGKYVYFTVVMAEGKEIDFRCPQEQGWNAEITLQLVQYKNRQAILAVRSTRQKQQHLVQQHGPRLRSASNSA, from the coding sequence ATGCTGGAGGGCGGCTGCAAGGCGCTGAAGGAGGGCGTGCTGGAGAAGCGCAGCGacgggctgctgcagctctggaagaAGAAGCGCTGCATCCTCACCGAGGAGGGGCTGCTGCTCGTGCCGCCcaagccgccgccgccgccgcccgagCCCGCGCAGCCGGGCGCCGCCGAGCCGGGCGCGGCCAAGGTGAAGGAGCTGCACTTCTCGCGCATGAAGACGGTGGACTGCGTGGAGCGCAAGGGCAAGTACGTCTACTTCACCGTGGTGATGGCCGAGGGCAAGGAGATCGACTTCAGGTGCccgcaggagcagggctggaacgcGGAGATCACGCTGCAGCTGGTGCAGTACAAGAACCGGCAGGCCATCCTGGCCGTGCGCTCCACccgccagaagcagcagcacctggtgcagCAGCACGGGCCCCGCCTGCGCAGCGCCTCCAACTCCGCCTAG